In the Agromyces flavus genome, CTCGTCATCGGGTGACGCGCCGAACCCGAGGAGGAAGGCGCCGACCGGCGCGAGCGCCGCCGCGGCGAATCCCGGGACGCGCACGCGGCTCACCCAACGAGCGGCGGCCAGGATCGCCGAGACCACCAGCAGCGCGCCGCCCCAGTAGCCCAGTTCGTCGAGCCGCTCGGTCCCGAAGAGCTCGTTCGCGCGGACGATCCAGACGTCGAGCACGAGCAGCACGACCGCGACCGCCGCGACGCCCTCGGCCGTGCCTCCGAGACCCCGGGCACGCAGTACCCACGCGAGCGCGAGCACGAGGACGCTCGCCGCGGCCGTGATGACGGATCGCACCTCGAGCGTCGCGACGAGGTAGGCGACGAGCAGGAACACGATCGCGGCGACGGAGAGGAGGACGACGCCGAGGGTGAGCAGGAGCACCTGCACGCCGGACCGTCGGGGGCGCGTGCCGGCCGGCGCATGCGGTGGCGTGATCGCTTCAGGAGGGGGAGACGAGCCGCGGTCGGGGGCCGATGTCACCGGCACCGGCACCGGCGCGGGCATGGGTACGGGCACGGACGCGACCGATTCGGGAGCCACCGGTGGCAGCGGGGGCGGGGTCGGTGCGGCCGGGATGGGCTGCCGCCCATCGACCTCGGCTCGCGCCTGCGCGGCACGCATCGATCCGATCACGGCCTGGCGCTCACGTTCGGCATCCCGGACGCGCACGCCCGCGGCGAATAGTTCTGCGGCGGCCGGCACGTCGAGCCGAAGCCCGCACACGTCGCAGCCCACCCGATGCAGCGGACTGAAGCAGGCCGGACAGAGCGTCGCATCGACCAGGTGCGCAGGGTCGCTCGGCCAGCGCCGCAGATCGGGTGCCGAAGGCGGGGACTGATCGGTCATGCGCTCACTCTGGCACGCGCCGAACGCCGGATCCTCGGTGCGCACACGGAGTCTCCGTCCACAGGACGGTTGCGGACGGGTCGCGACGCGGGGCGGCCGCGACGCGTGCAGTAGACTTTCCCGGGTCCATCCCGCGCATCGCGTGCTTCGGCGCGCCGACGCGCCGGACCGGCGAGTCAAGCCGGCGACTCGGGGCGTAGCTCAGCTTGGCTAGAGCGCCCGCTTTGGGAGCGGGAGGTCGCAGGTTCGAATCCTGTCGCCCCGACGAGTCGCATCGGCTCGACCACGTACTTCACACAACAGGAGAGACTTCCCCATGCCGACCACTTCGGTTGAGAAGCTGAGCCCGACGCGCGCCAAGCTCACCATCTCGGTGACGCCCGAGGAGCTGAAGCCCAGCATCGCCCACGCCTACGAGCACATCGCCGAGCAGATCAACGTGCCCGGCTTCCGCAAGGGCAAGGTGCCCGCTCCGATCATCGACCAGCGGGTCGGCAAGGCCGCCGTGCTCGAGCACGCCGTCAACGAGGGTCTCGACAGCTTCTACCGTGCCGCGGTCGCCGAGCACGAGCTCCGCCCGCTCGGCCGCCCGTCGGCCGACATCGTCGAGTGGCCGAACGAGAAGGACTTCTCGGGCGACCTGCTCCTCGCCATCGAGGTCGACGTGCGCCCCGAGATCGAACTGCCCGACTACTCGGGCCTCGAGCTCACCGTCGACTCGGTCGAGGTCGGCGACGACGAGGTGGGCGAGGAGCTCGAGCGCCTCCGCAGCCGATTCGGCACCCTGATCACCGTCGACCGTCCCGCGAAGACCGGCGACTTCGTCACCCTCGACCTCGTGGCCACGATCGACGGCGCCGAGGTCGACACGGCCAGCGGCGTCTCGTACGAGATCGGCTCGGGCGAGCTGCTCGAGGGCATCGACGAGGCGCTCGAGTCGCTCACCGCGGGCGAGACCACGACCTTCGACTCGAAGCTGCTCGGCGGCGACCACCAGGGCGAGACCGCCGAGATCACGGTCACCGTCACTGCCGTGAAGGAGCGCGAGCTCCCCGAGGCCGACGACGACTTCGCGCAGATCGCGAGCGAGTTCGACACGCTCGACGAGCTCACGGCCAGCCTCAAGGAGCAGGTCGCCAAGAACAAGTCCTTCGGCCAGGGCACCCAGGCGCGCGACCTCCTCGTCGACAAGCTCCTCGAGCTGGTCGAGGTCCCCGTCGCCGACAGCGTGATCGAGGACGAGGTGCACCGCCACCTCGAGTCCGAGGGCCGTCTCGAGGACGACGAGCACCGCGCCGAGGTCACCGAGGCGAGCACCAAGGCGTTCCAGACCCAGATCATCCTCGACAAGATCGCCGAGGCCGAGAAGGTCCAGGTCTCGCAGGAGGAGCTCACGCAGTACCTCGTGCAGGGCGCCGCCCAGTACGGCATGGAACCGAACGAGTTCGTGCAGATCCTGAGCCAGAACGGCCAGATCCCCGCCATGGTGGGCGAGGTCGCCCGCAACAAGGCGCTCGCGATCGCACTCGGCAAGGCCAAGGTGGCGGATGCCGCCGGCAACGCCGTCGACCTGTCCGAGTTCACCGCCGTCGCCGATGAGGCCGCCGAGCCCGCCGCCGATGAGGCCGCCGCCGACGAGGCGACTGCCGACGAGAAGAAGCCGGCACGAAAGCGCACCACCAAGAAGGCCGCGGCAGAGGATGCCGACGAGGCTCCCGCGGCCGACGAGGCGCCGGTCGACGAGAAGAAGCCGGCCCGCAAGCGCACCGCCAAGAAGGCCGACGCCGAGTAACCGGTACGTCGGACGACCACGGACGGGGTCGGGCACCATTGCCCGACCCCGTCCGTCGTCTTCGAGAGGATGAGGACACCCATGGACGACTGGCAGCGCCGCGTCGACGAGGTCTGGGCGACGGCGGCCGAGATCGGCGAGGACGCGGTGATCGACCGCATCGATGCGCTGGCCGCGGAACTCCCCGTGGACGACCCGCGCGGTCCGTTCGAGGCCGCCGGAGCGCGCGACTTCGCAGGCCTGGAG is a window encoding:
- the tig gene encoding trigger factor, whose amino-acid sequence is MPTTSVEKLSPTRAKLTISVTPEELKPSIAHAYEHIAEQINVPGFRKGKVPAPIIDQRVGKAAVLEHAVNEGLDSFYRAAVAEHELRPLGRPSADIVEWPNEKDFSGDLLLAIEVDVRPEIELPDYSGLELTVDSVEVGDDEVGEELERLRSRFGTLITVDRPAKTGDFVTLDLVATIDGAEVDTASGVSYEIGSGELLEGIDEALESLTAGETTTFDSKLLGGDHQGETAEITVTVTAVKERELPEADDDFAQIASEFDTLDELTASLKEQVAKNKSFGQGTQARDLLVDKLLELVEVPVADSVIEDEVHRHLESEGRLEDDEHRAEVTEASTKAFQTQIILDKIAEAEKVQVSQEELTQYLVQGAAQYGMEPNEFVQILSQNGQIPAMVGEVARNKALAIALGKAKVADAAGNAVDLSEFTAVADEAAEPAADEAAADEATADEKKPARKRTTKKAAAEDADEAPAADEAPVDEKKPARKRTAKKADAE